A stretch of Onychomys torridus chromosome 2, mOncTor1.1, whole genome shotgun sequence DNA encodes these proteins:
- the Actrt2 gene encoding actin-related protein T2, translating into MFNPQVLDSPAVIFDNGSGLCKAGLSGEIGPRHVTSSVVGYPKFKMPSTGANQKKYFVGEEALYKQEALRLHSPIERGLVTSWDDVEKLWRHLFEWELGVKPSEQPVLMTEPSLNPRENREKTAEVMFETFDVPAFYLSDQAVLALYASACVTGLVVDSGDGVTCTVPIFEGYSLPHAVSKLYVAGKDITELLTRLLLASGRAFPCPLDRTLVDDIKEKLCYVALEPEEELSRRAEDVLREYKLPDGNVIYIGDQLYQAPEVLFSPDQLGTHGPGLAQMASNSIAKCDADIQKTLFGEIVLSGGTTLFQGLDDRLLRELEQLASKGVPIKITAPPDRWFSTWIGASIVTSLSSFKQMWITAVDFKEFGPSVVQRRCF; encoded by the coding sequence ATGTTTAACCCACAGGTTCTAGATTCTCCTGCTGTGATTTTTGACAATGGATCTGGGCTCTGTAAGGCAGGGCTGTCTGGGGAGATTGGACCTCGTCATGTCACCAGCTCTGTTGTGGGGTACCCGAAATTCAAGATGCCTTCTACAGGAGCCAATCAGAAGAAGTACTTTGTTGGGGAGGAAGCCCTGTACAAACAGGAGGCCCTGCGCCTGCACTCCCCCATTGAGCGGGGCCTGGTCACGAGCTGGGATGATGTGGAGAAGCTCTGGAGACATCTCTTCGAATGGGAACTGGGTGTGAAGCCCAGTGAACAGCCCGTGCTCATGACGGAGCCTTCCCTGAACCCAAGGGAGAACCGGGAGAAGACGGCAGAAGTGATGTTTGAGACCTTCGACGTGCCTGCCTTCTATCTGTCAGACCAGGCAGTTTTGGCACTCTATGCCTCGGCCTGTGTCACAGGCCTGGTGGTGGACAGCGGGGATGGGGTCACCTGCACTGTCCCTATCTTTGAGGGTTACTCCTTGCCTCATGCAGTCAGCAAACTTTACGTGGCTGGCAAGGACATCACGGAGCTCCTCACTCGGCTCCTCTTGGCCAGTGGGAGAGCCTTTCCATGCCCACTGGACAGAACCCTGGTGGATGACATCAAGGAGAAACTATGCTACGTGGCCCTGGAGCCTGAGGAGGAACTCTCTCGACGGGCAGAAGACGTCTTGAGGGAGTACAAATTGCCTGATGGGAATGTCATCTACATTGGAGACCAGTTGTACCAGGCTCCTGAGGTCCTGTTCTCTCCAGACCAGCTGGGCACCCATGGTCCAGGGCTGGCACAGATGGCATCCAACAGCATAGCCAAGTGTGATGCTGACATACAGAAGACACTCTTTGGGGAGATTGTCCTGTCAGGGGGCACCACGCTGTTTCAGGGGTTGGATGACAGGCTCCTGAGGGAACTTGAGCAGCTGGCTTCCAAGGGAGTCCCCATCAAGATCACAGCACCTCCTGACCGCTGGTTCTCCACATGGATTGGGGCCTCCATCGTCACCTCTCTGAGCAGCTTTAAGCAGATGTGGATCACTGCTGTAGATTTCAAGGAGTTTGGGCCATCTGTGGTCCAGAGACGGTGCTTCTGA